A region of the Hyperolius riggenbachi isolate aHypRig1 chromosome 9, aHypRig1.pri, whole genome shotgun sequence genome:
CATCATTTTGGGTGACAGGATCTGAGCCTCGAGGGGTCGATCACAccaagggcgtttttgcccttttttcaaacgcgggagattttcaaaatcgccctaagaacgcttgtgcaatgattccctaggaGTTCACCTCTGAGCGGGTCGTTTCCGATCCCCTCAGAGAATCGCTGCTTGGgccatttctgaggtgattccgcctcaatggaaggtataggaaaaccgcaaaacgctcacaaaatcgctttgtgcagcgattgcgttcacatttttcagaatacatacattgtatttattcttttccaggtcaaagagttcacttcctgactcacatgagtgagtgaattacaaaaccgctcaggGAAAACGTTTAGAAAACCGCTTAGCACAAAAAcaaaatcgcccacccaagcgccgggaatcgaaaaaaaaaaagtctcaaaaACCGCCCAACGCTAATGGCcacgcgaacggaacgcaatgtaaaCAAGGCGTAATGGAGATATTTCATGCTTGTGGGACTGTATGGTCAAAAAGCTTCTCCCCAAGAGAAATATGTCGCTGTTATTCATTGGATATCTGATATATCAGCCTGACTGACCCCTTTGAGCGCATTGAGCATTAGCCTAATTAAAAGCAGCAGTCCAGTCACACAGCAATAACATTCTGCAAGCAAAGAATTGAACAGAGCAGGCAAATCATTAGCATTATATAATCATACAATTACCCTAATTGAGAAACACTTTGAAGTTAGATTTGTCTGCCTGATAGGACCTCTAGCCCTGCAGCAGTACACCTTGCAGCTAATTAACCAATTGCTTATTTATCCAGAGCCTCAAACAGAAGAGCCCAGTAGGAGAATAGGGCTCTGACTTACCATTCAGTCCATTAGGGATACTCCTGTGGTGGGGCAAGGTGGACAGGTCATCTGCAGACCTCCTGATGCTTCCAGACGTACTACTCTCCACTGCTTTCGGGTGATGATGGTGATCTGGGCTCCCAGCGCTGCCCGTGCTGGAGGTACTACTGCCATCTCCCACATCCCTGGTACCAGAACTTCCATTGAGGTTGGTGAGGCTGGTCTGGCTGTCTATGGAACTTCTTGAGCCTGCCCCGTTCCTCTCCTCGTCCAGCATTAGGACAATCTCCTTCAGCTCCAGGTTGTCCCTCAGAAGAGCCTCCTGCTTGGCCTCCAGCTCCTTCAGCTTCTGCTGGTAAACCCCCACCTCCTTCAACATCGTGCTGGCTGTATGCCTGCCGAACCTCTGCCATTCCCTGGACAGCTTTTTGCCCTTCTGCCGGTCGTCGTCCAGGAAGCAGCAGAGTTCCCGGAGCTCCTGGTTGTCGTCCTGAAGTTTTTGGTTGACTTCCTTCAAGCCCCTGATCTCGTGCAGGTGGAGCTGCAGCCTCCGGTTCACGTCCTTCATCAGATTGCCATGCTCCACCATCAGGTTCATCTTCTCGGTGTCCACCTTCCTCAGCCGCTTCAGGAGATCCTCCTTGGTCCACCTCAGGAGTTCCTCATCTGGGATCTTGTTGAGGTCCTCCGAGGACCCTCCTTGAGAATGTTTGGCCATGGCAGATGCTAGGcgtaaaaaacaaaatgaagcgAAAAAAAGGGTCCACCGCCAAGATCAAAGTCCCCTTCTGCCAACTAGCATCCCTGAGCTGCTACAACACATGCGAGCCACCAACCTGGTCCACAGGGCTCATTCATTGCTGGTGGCAACTTGTGTGCAAAGGGTTCTTCAAGGGTgacctccctccaccagcacagtTACTCCAGAGGGCTCCGAGCAGATCCTCCAGCTCAGCCAggatctctgctctctctccagcTCTCCTCCCCTGCCTGTCCTCCACCAGCTCTCCTCCCCGTCCTGCCTGTCCTCAGTGCcagccttttttttccccttctcctcCTGTATCCAACCAGCTTTATTGACAGTCACCTGGCTTACAATCCAAACTAGGTCAATGTTCTGCACGTTCTTCTCCAGTTAAAAAATAACAATCTGTCTGGAGAGATCTGCAACAAATGTTACAAGTTGGTGGCTTTGTGACGCACTGGCTTGTTTGTGTGCATAATATTTGTAGGCACAGGAAGCAGACATGTTTGTTATTCTATTTAAATAACAAATTCAAACACTTCACTTGTCAGTTTTATTGGCTTCAGGGCTGGAATATATCAAAACTCGCAAGAGCAGGAAATTAACTTCCGATTTATATTTTACATACCAACGAAGGGG
Encoded here:
- the CCDC85C gene encoding coiled-coil domain-containing protein 85C — encoded protein: MAKHSQGGSSEDLNKIPDEELLRWTKEDLLKRLRKVDTEKMNLMVEHGNLMKDVNRRLQLHLHEIRGLKEVNQKLQDDNQELRELCCFLDDDRQKGKKLSREWQRFGRHTASTMLKEVGVYQQKLKELEAKQEALLRDNLELKEIVLMLDEERNGAGSRSSIDSQTSLTNLNGSSGTRDVGDGSSTSSTGSAGSPDHHHHPKAVESSTSGSIRRSADDLSTLPHHRSIPNGLNDSSSNYIRQLETKVRLLEDDNKLLSQHSSHSDLRSLRKGLSPYHSESQLSSLSQFQENGPARLPSELTSTPPAGYISVQKPEAVVHAMKVLEVHENLDRQAADSYEEDLSEKEKAIVREMCNVVWRKLGDAANSKPSIRQHLSGNQFKGPL